The stretch of DNA TGCCTGTTGAGGATTTGAAAGAGTATGGCGGAGGATTGTATCCGGATGTTGTGTCAGGCCTTGAATTTGAACGACTGGTTACGGCTTCCGGACCAACAAGCGGTGTAGTCAGGCGTCCATCCGACGGCAAAATCCCTAAGCGAATCGTCTTTATTCAATGTGCTGGCTCGCGTGATCCTGAACACGGTTGTGCTTACTGTTCAAAGATTTGTTGTATGTATACTGCAAAACATGCCTTTATGTTTAAGCATGCTGTGCCCGACGGGGAGGTATTTGTATTTTATATTGATGTGCGGGCTGCGGGCAAAGGCTATGAGGAATTTGTGCAACGGGTTATGGAGGAAGAGAGGATTGCCTATTTGCGGGGCAAGGTATCTAAAGTATTTCAGCGTGATGATAAATTAATTGTATGGGGATCTGATACATTAACTGGTATGGCAGTGGAAATCGAAGCTGATATGGTTGTGTTGGCTCCAGCGGTTGTGCCAAGTAAAGGAGCAAAAGAGCTGGCCAAGCTTTTTAAGACGCCAGTTAATGAATATGGATTTTTAGATGAAGTTCATCCAAAACTCAGGCCTGTTGAGTCTTCGGCTATGGGGGTTTATCTGGCCGGAGCAGCTCAGGCGCCCAAGGATATCCCTGATAGCGTATCTCAGGCTAGTGCGGCTGCAAGCAAAGTCCTGGGTCTCTTTTCTCAAGAAGAGTTGGCTCTAGAACCGATCAAGGCAGAAGTTAATCTTGATAATTGTGACGGATGTGCGCTTTGCGTCGGAGTTTGTCCCTATGGGGCAATATCTTTGGTTCAGGATGAGCCTGACGGTCCGAGGCATATCCAGGTACATAAGGCCTTATGTCAGGGCTGTGGAGTGTGTATGGCTACCTGCCCGAAGGAAGGAGTCAATGTTGCTGGATTTACCTTAGCGCAACTGCGAGAGCAATTAAGGGCTATGTTGAAATAGGCGAGGGGTTAAGGGGTGAATAATTAAAGTAAATTTTGATTTAAGGACGGATAAGATGCTTAAAGCAAAAAGAAAATTATTAAATGCGGACAAGTTACAGGTTCCTTGTGGCCGGCCTGTTGTTTTTGAGGAAAGATGTAAAGGGTGCAGGCTGTGTGTAGAGTATTGTCCAAAACAGGTTTTAGAGATGTCAAAAGATTTTAATGAAAAAGGGTATCATTACCCACAGCTTAAGCAGGGTCAGGAAAAAGATTGTATTAATTGCGGTTATTGCCAGGAAGTATGTCCTGATTTTGCGATATATGTAGAGAAAGTAACCAGTTAGCGGAGCGAGGGACAAAATATGGGAAAGGATGTTTTAACAGGGGTACATTTTATGAGTGGCAACCATGCCTGTGCTGAGGGTGCGATAGCAGCAGGCTGCCGTTATTATGCAGGCTATCCGATTACACCTTCAAATGAAATAGCCGAGAGAATGTCATGGCGTCTTCCGCAGGTAGGTGGTATTTATATTCAAATGGAAGATGAGATTGCTTCAATGGCCGCCATCGTCGGAGCTTCATGGGGAGGGGCAAAGTCCATGACAGCAACCTCCGGACCAGGTTTTAGCCTCATGCAGGAAAATCTTGGGCTTGCTGTTATGACGGAAGCTCCATGTGTCATTGTTGACGTTCAGAGGGGGGCTCCTTCAACAGGACTGCCAACTCTGGTTGCACAGGCTGATGTGATGCAGGCCAGGTGGGGCAGTCATGGAGATTATGCTACAATATCCATTTCTCCTTCTTCACCGCAGGAATGTTTTGATTTTATGATTAAGGCCTTCAATTTGGCAGAGACCTGGCGGGTTCCAGTTGTTATGTTAAGTGATGAGAGCATTGCGCACTTGTCCGAACGAGTAGTGATTCCTGAGAAAAAGGAAATAAAGACTGTTTTTAGAAAAGTGGCGACCGGTCCTAAAGAAGGATTTTTGCCTTTTAAGGTGGGAGATGATCTTGTTCCTGAGATGCCCATAGCAGGGAGTGGCTATAGGGTACATGTGACTGGTCTTACCCACGATGAGCGGGGATATCCGGATTTAAGCCACCGGATGCATGAGCAACTTGTGCCCAGGCTAGTCAACAAGATAAAACAGAATGCTGAAAAGATTATTGAATATGAAGAATTTATGATTGATGATGCCGAAGTAGTACTAATAACATTTGGTGTGTCCACAAGGATCTGCCGCGCTGTGGTTAAACGGGCCAGGATGGATGGTTTAAAGTTGGGCATGCTACGTTTGATAACTGTATGGCCATTTCCAGAGAAGAGAGTGATTGAACTTTCAAATCAGGTCAAGGCGCTGGTTACAGTAGAGATTAACCTGGGGCAGCTGGCATTGGAAGTAGAAAGAGTGGTCAAAGGCAGATGTGAGACATACCTTATTCCCAATGCTGGCGGAGAAGTCCATGATCCAGAGATGGTATATGCCAGGGTAAAAGAGATTGCTCAAAATAGTTAGTTTAAGATGGAGAGAATAAAATGTCAGAAATAAAGCATCCTTCAGGGAAATTAGTCAGAGAAGATCGTATGCCCCATATTTTTTGTCCGGGGTGCGGAATTGGGGGTACGATTAGCAATATAGCAGAGGCCCTGCTGGAGAGCGGTCAAGACCTGGATAAGTTTACCGTTGTATCGGGTATTGGTTGCTCCGGCCGAGCAGCGGGCTATTTTAAGCTGGATGGGTTTCACACCACACACGGACGGCCTGTAGCTTATGCTACCGGGCAGAAATTGGCCAACCCTGATCTGAATGTGATAGTTTTCAGTGGCGATGGCGATTTGACCACCATTGGGGGTAACCACTTGATCCATGCTGCTCGCCGTAACATGGATTTGATTGTCATCTGTATCAAT from Desulfovulcanus ferrireducens encodes:
- a CDS encoding 4Fe-4S dicluster domain-containing protein, which codes for MLKAKRKLLNADKLQVPCGRPVVFEERCKGCRLCVEYCPKQVLEMSKDFNEKGYHYPQLKQGQEKDCINCGYCQEVCPDFAIYVEKVTS
- a CDS encoding 2-oxoacid:acceptor oxidoreductase subunit alpha, producing MGKDVLTGVHFMSGNHACAEGAIAAGCRYYAGYPITPSNEIAERMSWRLPQVGGIYIQMEDEIASMAAIVGASWGGAKSMTATSGPGFSLMQENLGLAVMTEAPCVIVDVQRGAPSTGLPTLVAQADVMQARWGSHGDYATISISPSSPQECFDFMIKAFNLAETWRVPVVMLSDESIAHLSERVVIPEKKEIKTVFRKVATGPKEGFLPFKVGDDLVPEMPIAGSGYRVHVTGLTHDERGYPDLSHRMHEQLVPRLVNKIKQNAEKIIEYEEFMIDDAEVVLITFGVSTRICRAVVKRARMDGLKLGMLRLITVWPFPEKRVIELSNQVKALVTVEINLGQLALEVERVVKGRCETYLIPNAGGEVHDPEMVYARVKEIAQNS